Proteins from a single region of Oncorhynchus nerka isolate Pitt River linkage group LG18, Oner_Uvic_2.0, whole genome shotgun sequence:
- the LOC115146292 gene encoding interferon alpha-inducible protein 27-like protein 2A, which translates to MELLTFFVVAAGAGGAVVLAPIALGAAGFTAAGIAANSVAAGMMASAATASGGGVLAGSTVAVLELAGVAGLSGSATAVVAGVGGAVGWLTATAAGLIS; encoded by the exons ATGGAACTTC ttacGTTTTTTGTGGTCGCAGCAGGAGCAG GGGGAGCGGTGGTCTTGGCTCCAATTGCCCTAGGCGCTGCAGGGTTTACCGCCGCTGGCATCGCCGCAAACTCTGTAGCAGCCGGCATGATGGCATCCGCAGCCACTGCAAGTGGCGGTGGTGTCTTGGCTGGAAGCACTGTTGCCGTTCTGGAGTTGGCAG GTGTAGCAGGGTTATCTGGGTCTGCAACCGCAGTGGTGGCTGGTGTTGGAGGAGCAGTGGGATGGCTCACCGCTACAGCAGCTGGACTCATCTCATGA
- the LOC135561904 gene encoding interferon alpha-inducible protein 27-like protein 2A, with the protein MDALTVIAVAAGAGAAVVLAPVALGAVGFTAAGIAANSVAAGMMASAATASGGGVLAGSTVAVLQAAGAAGLAGSTTAVVAGVGGAVGGAVGEAVGGAVVAGVGGAVGWLTATAAALFS; encoded by the exons ATGGATGCTC ttacGGTTATTGCGGTCGCAGCAGGAGCAG GGGCAGCGGTGGTCTTGGCTCCAGTTGCCCTAGGCGCTGTAGGGTTTACCGCCGCTGGCATCGCCGCAAACTCTGTAGCAGCCGGCATGATGGCATCCGCAGCCACTGCAAGTGGCGGTGGTGTGTTGGCTGGAAGCACCGTTGCTGTTCTGCAGGCGGCAG GTGCAGCAGGGTTAGCTGGGTCTACAACTGCAGTGGTGGCTGGTGTTGGAGGAGCAGTGGGAGGAGCAGTGGGAGAAGCAGTGGGAGGAGCAGTGGTGGCTGGTGTTGGAGGAGCAGTGGGATGGCTCACCGCTACAGCAGCTGCACTCTTCTCATGA